Proteins co-encoded in one Metabacillus sp. KUDC1714 genomic window:
- a CDS encoding MMPL family transporter produces MKKVINYITDFVSTRKGMWLTLGAWLVITLLLAGLAPSAKDYEVSGINSLPDDAKSVIAQNKVDHYFKDNDGLPALLVFQNKENKIEITELTELLAKVEEEDIEGVKEIIPLSELPPQAAAGFFSEDGTTAVIPLTFESSLDTTEMKEAQEKIQEISEASTDLTLYITGPAGIAVNTLDLFSRADVVLILSTVGIILVLLIVIYRSPLLALIPLIAAAIVYEVVNQTLGLMGKAGLVMDKQTLSIMSILLFAAVIDYSLFVFSRFREELKDHENKYLAMKSAMRETGIPVFYSGGTVLAAMLVLFFAEFGDYRNFAPTFGTTMVVIMLASITLVPALFTLFGRKSFWPKVPKVGAEKVAKSSFWGKIGQIVVKKPIGSAIVVGFILLVSASNMFQLNYQFDTLKSFPEDMPSRQGFEILEDKFEKGDLAPTTVLLESQKAVSAEEQKELLNQLSAQSLVSNVRIDDSTDDKKVIKYSLTFEENPYSTKTMDALVTMIDESEHLLTESHLEGKLYFAGETATQVDDRSVNNRDLVVIVLLETILIFIMLIFLTKSIKMPLYMMGTILLSFLAALGLGMFLTSLFFDIDSISNRVPLYSFVFLVALGIDYNIILISRFMEERRKHSVQKSVEIAVSSTGGVISSAGILLASTFAVLMTQPIEILFVFGFIVAVGILLDTFLIRGVLLPSLLVLFEKDKEVSKNV; encoded by the coding sequence ATGAAAAAAGTAATTAATTATATAACCGATTTTGTTTCAACAAGAAAGGGGATGTGGCTAACACTAGGTGCTTGGTTAGTAATAACTTTGTTATTAGCAGGACTTGCACCGAGTGCTAAGGATTATGAAGTGTCAGGCATCAATTCACTACCTGATGATGCAAAATCTGTAATTGCACAAAATAAAGTTGATCACTATTTTAAGGATAATGATGGGCTTCCAGCGTTGTTAGTGTTCCAAAACAAAGAAAACAAGATCGAAATAACCGAGTTGACAGAATTATTAGCAAAAGTGGAAGAGGAAGATATTGAAGGTGTAAAAGAAATTATTCCTTTAAGTGAGTTACCGCCACAGGCTGCTGCTGGGTTCTTTTCAGAGGATGGAACCACAGCTGTCATACCATTAACGTTTGAATCATCACTCGACACAACGGAAATGAAAGAAGCTCAAGAAAAAATTCAAGAAATATCTGAAGCATCGACAGATTTAACATTGTATATTACTGGACCAGCAGGGATCGCTGTTAATACCTTAGATCTCTTTTCTAGAGCAGACGTAGTTCTGATTTTATCAACAGTAGGAATTATTTTAGTTTTATTAATCGTTATTTATCGCTCACCATTATTAGCATTAATACCATTAATAGCTGCAGCTATTGTATATGAGGTAGTAAACCAAACTCTTGGATTAATGGGTAAGGCTGGATTGGTTATGGATAAACAAACCTTGTCAATTATGAGTATTTTGTTATTTGCTGCCGTCATTGATTATTCATTGTTTGTTTTCTCACGTTTTCGTGAGGAGTTAAAAGATCATGAAAATAAATATTTGGCAATGAAATCGGCAATGAGAGAAACCGGAATACCAGTTTTCTATTCGGGTGGAACAGTTTTAGCTGCAATGCTCGTATTATTCTTTGCTGAATTTGGTGATTATCGAAATTTTGCTCCAACGTTTGGAACGACAATGGTTGTTATTATGTTAGCATCGATAACATTGGTACCTGCCCTATTTACTCTTTTCGGCAGAAAATCATTTTGGCCTAAAGTACCAAAAGTAGGGGCTGAAAAGGTTGCAAAAAGTTCATTTTGGGGTAAAATTGGTCAAATTGTTGTAAAAAAACCAATTGGATCGGCAATAGTTGTTGGTTTCATTCTTTTAGTATCTGCAAGTAATATGTTTCAATTGAACTATCAGTTTGATACATTGAAGTCATTTCCAGAAGATATGCCTTCTCGCCAAGGCTTTGAAATTTTAGAAGACAAGTTTGAAAAAGGTGATTTAGCACCGACAACTGTTTTGCTTGAATCACAAAAAGCGGTCTCTGCTGAAGAACAAAAGGAATTGTTAAATCAGCTATCTGCTCAATCACTTGTTAGTAATGTTCGAATAGATGATAGCACTGACGATAAAAAAGTCATTAAATATAGTCTAACTTTTGAAGAAAATCCTTATTCAACTAAAACGATGGATGCATTAGTGACCATGATTGATGAATCTGAACATCTGTTAACAGAGAGTCATCTTGAAGGGAAGCTATATTTCGCTGGAGAAACAGCTACACAAGTAGATGATCGATCAGTAAATAATCGAGATCTTGTAGTCATCGTCTTACTAGAGACCATTTTAATCTTTATCATGTTAATTTTTCTAACGAAATCAATTAAAATGCCATTATATATGATGGGAACCATATTACTATCCTTTTTGGCTGCACTTGGGTTAGGAATGTTCTTAACTAGTTTGTTCTTTGATATTGATTCGATCAGTAACAGAGTACCGCTTTATTCATTCGTTTTCTTAGTAGCACTTGGAATTGATTATAATATTATTTTAATTTCAAGATTTATGGAAGAAAGAAGAAAGCATTCTGTGCAGAAATCAGTAGAAATAGCTGTTTCATCAACAGGTGGTGTCATTTCATCTGCTGGAATTCTTCTTGCATCAACATTTGCTGTCTTGATGACACAACCGATTGAAATTTTATTCGTATTTGGCTTTATTGTTGCAGTTGGGATTTTATTAGATACGTTTTTAATAAGAGGGGTTTTATTACCAAGCTTGCTTGTATTATTTGAAAAAGATAAAGAAGTGAGTAAAAACGTGTAA